In the Pseudomonas orientalis genome, one interval contains:
- the prlC gene encoding oligopeptidase A, which produces MSANNPLLQPYDLPPFSAIRAEHVQPAIEQILADNRAAIADILQSQGKNPTWAGLVLAMDELNDRLGAAWSPVSHLNAVCNSAELREAYEACLPALSAYSTEMGQNRELFQAFEALANSPEAAGFDVAQKTILEHSLRDFRLSGIDLPPEQQKRYADVQSKLSELGSTFSNQLLDATQAWTKHVTDQATLAGLTDSAKAQMAAAAQAKGLDGWLITLEFPSYYAVMTYAQDRALREEVYAAYCTRASDQGPNAGQNDNGPVMEQILDLRQELAQLLGYASFAELSLATKMAESSDQVLSFLRDLARRSKPFATQDLQQLKAYAAEQGCADLQSWDSGFYGEKLREQRYSVSQEALRAYFPIDKVLGGLFAIVQRLYGIEIAEQKGFDAWHPDVRLFEIKENGQHVGRFFFDLYARANKRGGAWMDGARDRRRTVDGVLQSPVANLVCNFTPADSGKPALLTHDEVTTLFHEFGHGLHHLLTRVEHAGVSGINGVAWDAVELPSQFMENWCWEPEGLALISGHYETGEPLPQDLLEKMLAAKNFQSGLMMVRQLEFSLFDFELHATRGDGRTVAQVLEGVRDEVSVMRPPAYNRFPNSFAHIFAGGYAAGYYSYKWAEVLSADAFSKFEEDGVLNAQTGRAFREAILARGGSQEPMVLFVDFRGRAPSIDALLRHSGLSEDAAA; this is translated from the coding sequence GTGAGCGCGAACAACCCTCTTCTGCAGCCCTACGACCTGCCGCCGTTCTCGGCGATCCGTGCCGAGCATGTCCAGCCGGCCATCGAACAGATCCTGGCCGACAACCGTGCAGCGATCGCAGACATCCTGCAAAGCCAGGGCAAAAATCCGACATGGGCGGGCCTGGTTCTGGCCATGGACGAGCTCAACGATCGCTTGGGCGCGGCCTGGAGCCCGGTCAGCCACCTCAACGCCGTGTGTAACAGCGCCGAGCTGCGCGAAGCCTATGAGGCTTGCCTGCCGGCCTTGAGCGCCTACTCCACCGAAATGGGGCAGAACCGTGAACTGTTCCAGGCCTTCGAAGCCCTGGCCAACAGCCCGGAGGCCGCCGGTTTCGATGTGGCGCAAAAAACCATCCTGGAACACTCACTGCGCGACTTCCGCCTGTCGGGTATCGATTTGCCGCCCGAGCAGCAGAAGCGCTACGCCGACGTGCAAAGCAAGCTTTCGGAGCTGGGCAGCACATTCTCCAACCAGTTGCTCGATGCCACCCAGGCCTGGACCAAGCACGTCACCGACCAGGCCACCCTCGCCGGCCTAACCGATTCGGCCAAGGCGCAAATGGCCGCTGCCGCCCAGGCCAAAGGCCTCGATGGCTGGCTGATCACACTCGAATTTCCGAGCTATTACGCGGTAATGACCTACGCCCAGGACCGTGCCCTGCGTGAAGAAGTCTACGCGGCCTACTGCACCCGCGCGTCGGACCAGGGCCCGAATGCCGGTCAGAACGATAACGGCCCGGTGATGGAACAGATCCTCGACTTGCGTCAGGAGCTGGCTCAATTGCTGGGCTACGCGTCGTTTGCCGAACTGAGCCTGGCCACCAAGATGGCCGAGTCCAGCGACCAGGTGCTGAGTTTTCTGCGCGACCTGGCCCGGCGCAGCAAGCCGTTCGCCACCCAGGATCTGCAGCAGCTCAAGGCCTACGCCGCCGAACAAGGTTGCGCCGACCTGCAAAGCTGGGACAGCGGTTTCTACGGCGAAAAACTCCGTGAGCAACGCTATAGCGTCTCCCAGGAAGCCTTGCGCGCCTACTTCCCGATCGACAAGGTGCTGGGCGGTCTGTTCGCCATTGTGCAGCGCCTGTACGGCATCGAAATCGCCGAACAGAAAGGTTTCGACGCCTGGCACCCGGACGTGCGCCTGTTCGAGATCAAGGAAAACGGCCAGCACGTCGGCCGTTTCTTCTTTGACCTGTATGCCCGCGCCAACAAGCGCGGTGGTGCCTGGATGGACGGCGCCCGCGACCGCCGCCGCACCGTCGATGGGGTCCTGCAAAGCCCGGTGGCCAACTTGGTATGCAATTTCACCCCGGCCGACAGCGGCAAGCCGGCCCTGCTGACCCACGATGAAGTCACCACCCTGTTCCACGAGTTCGGCCATGGCCTGCACCACCTGCTGACCCGCGTTGAACATGCCGGCGTGTCCGGTATCAACGGCGTGGCCTGGGATGCGGTGGAGTTGCCGAGCCAGTTCATGGAGAACTGGTGCTGGGAGCCTGAAGGCCTGGCGCTGATTTCCGGTCACTATGAAACCGGTGAACCGTTGCCCCAGGACCTGCTGGAAAAAATGCTCGCGGCGAAAAATTTCCAGTCCGGCCTGATGATGGTGCGCCAGCTGGAGTTCTCGCTATTCGACTTCGAACTGCATGCCACCCGCGGCGACGGTCGCACTGTGGCGCAGGTGCTCGAAGGCGTGCGCGATGAAGTCTCAGTGATGCGCCCACCGGCCTACAACCGCTTCCCCAATAGCTTCGCGCACATTTTCGCTGGTGGTTATGCGGCGGGTTACTACAGCTACAAGTGGGCCGAAGTGCTCTCGGCGGATGCCTTCTCCAAATTCGAAGAAGACGGCGTGCTCAATGCCCAGACCGGTCGCGCCTTCCGTGAAGCGATCCTCGCACGGGGCGGTTCCCAGGAGCCGATGGTGTTGTTCGTCGACTTCCGCGGACGGGCGCCGTCGATTGACGCACTCTTGCGCCACAGCGGCCTGAGTGAGGACGCGGCAGCATGA
- a CDS encoding YheV family putative zinc ribbon protein, whose protein sequence is MSEGPVITKKQFIAGAVCPACSEPDKLKMWTEDNVPHRECVACGYTDTLNDQGLSVPRELGTRVNTSALKAPADPKVQAVQFFPNPKLKKD, encoded by the coding sequence ATGAGTGAAGGGCCTGTGATCACCAAAAAGCAATTTATCGCCGGGGCGGTCTGCCCGGCGTGCAGCGAGCCGGACAAGCTGAAGATGTGGACCGAAGACAACGTGCCGCACCGTGAATGCGTGGCCTGCGGCTATACCGATACGCTCAATGACCAGGGGCTGTCAGTGCCCAGGGAGTTGGGTACGCGGGTCAATACCTCGGCGTTGAAAGCGCCGGCGGACCCGAAGGTGCAAGCGGTGCAGTTCTTCCCCAATCCAAAGTTGAAAAAAGACTAG
- a CDS encoding gluconate 2-dehydrogenase subunit 3 family protein: MSDQDQDNPRRDFLRKSLTLIPVVTVASTGLGGSMLMATPEPVQAAPVQPAPSDKAYEPTYFTAEEWAFINAAVERLIPADAQGPGALEAGAPEYIDRQMNTPYASGALWFMQGPFNADAAPEMGWQSKLVPKEIYRLGIAATDAWSKAFNGKAFAAQDSATRDDMLRRLEAGGSEVSAHFDAVPPKMFFNLLLQNTKEGFFCDPIHGGNKGMVGWTMIGFPGARADFMDWVERNEPYPFPAVSIRGERA; encoded by the coding sequence ATGTCTGATCAAGATCAAGACAACCCCCGGCGTGATTTTCTGCGCAAATCCTTGACCTTGATCCCGGTGGTCACGGTTGCCAGTACCGGCCTTGGCGGTTCGATGCTGATGGCTACGCCCGAGCCTGTCCAGGCCGCGCCAGTCCAGCCGGCTCCCAGTGACAAGGCGTATGAACCGACTTATTTCACCGCCGAGGAATGGGCGTTTATCAACGCCGCCGTCGAGCGTTTGATTCCCGCTGATGCCCAGGGCCCAGGCGCCCTGGAAGCCGGCGCGCCGGAATACATCGACCGTCAGATGAACACCCCGTACGCCAGTGGCGCGCTGTGGTTCATGCAAGGCCCCTTCAATGCCGATGCCGCGCCCGAGATGGGCTGGCAGAGCAAGTTGGTGCCCAAGGAGATCTATCGCCTGGGTATCGCCGCGACGGATGCCTGGTCGAAGGCGTTCAACGGTAAAGCTTTTGCTGCGCAAGACAGCGCTACCCGGGACGATATGTTGCGCCGTCTGGAGGCGGGTGGCAGCGAAGTGAGCGCTCATTTCGACGCGGTGCCGCCGAAGATGTTCTTCAACCTGCTGTTGCAGAACACCAAGGAGGGCTTTTTCTGCGACCCCATCCACGGCGGCAACAAAGGCATGGTCGGCTGGACCATGATCGGGTTCCCCGGCGCCCGCGCCGATTTCATGGACTGGGTGGAGCGCAACGAGCCATACCCCTTTCCGGCTGTTTCCATTCGCGGCGAGAGGGCATGA
- a CDS encoding GMC family oxidoreductase, whose translation MATIMKKVDAVIVGFGWTGAIMAKELTEAGLNVVALERGPMQDTYPDGNYPQVIDELTYSVRKKLFQDISKETVTIRHSVNDVALPNRQLGAFLPGNGVGGAGLHWSGVHFRVDPIELRMRSHYEERYGKHFIPKDMTIQDFGVSYEELEPFFDYAEKVFGTSGQAWTVKGQLVGEGRGGNPYAPDRSNPFPLEAQKNTVSAQLFQKAAADVGYKPYNLPSANTSGPYTNPYGAQMGPCNFCGFCSGYVCYMYSKASPNVNILPALRQVPNFELRPNSHVLKVNLDSTGKKATGVSYVDGQGRECEQPADLVILGAFQFHNVRLMLLSGIGKPYDPITNEGVVGRNFAYQNMGTIKAFFDKDTHTNNFIGAGGNGVAIDDFNADNFDHGPHGFVGGSPMWVNQAGSRPIAGTSNPPGTPAWGSAWKRATADYYTHQVSMDSHGAHQSYRSNYLDLDPVYRDAYGLPLLRMTFDWQENDIKMNRFMMEKMGKVAQAMNPKAIAVLGKKVGEHFNTASYQTTHLNGGAIMGTDPKTSALNRYLQSWDVHNVFVPGASAFPQGLGYNPTGLVAALTYWSARAIREQYLKNPGPLVQA comes from the coding sequence GTGGCGACCATCATGAAGAAAGTGGACGCGGTGATCGTGGGCTTTGGCTGGACCGGCGCGATCATGGCCAAGGAACTGACCGAAGCCGGCCTCAACGTGGTAGCGCTGGAGCGCGGCCCGATGCAGGACACCTACCCGGACGGCAACTATCCCCAGGTCATCGACGAACTGACCTACAGCGTGCGTAAAAAACTCTTCCAGGACATTTCCAAAGAGACGGTCACCATTCGCCATAGCGTGAATGACGTCGCCCTGCCCAACCGTCAGCTCGGCGCCTTCCTCCCGGGTAACGGTGTCGGCGGCGCAGGCCTGCATTGGTCGGGCGTGCATTTTCGTGTCGATCCCATCGAATTGCGCATGCGCAGCCACTACGAAGAACGCTATGGGAAGCACTTCATTCCCAAGGACATGACCATTCAGGACTTCGGGGTCAGCTACGAAGAATTGGAGCCGTTTTTCGACTACGCGGAAAAAGTCTTTGGCACTTCCGGCCAGGCCTGGACCGTCAAGGGTCAATTGGTGGGTGAAGGTCGCGGCGGCAACCCCTATGCACCGGATCGCTCCAACCCCTTCCCGCTGGAGGCCCAGAAAAACACGGTCTCCGCGCAGTTGTTTCAGAAAGCGGCTGCTGATGTGGGTTACAAACCCTACAATCTGCCGTCGGCCAATACCTCGGGGCCTTACACCAACCCTTACGGCGCGCAGATGGGACCGTGCAACTTCTGCGGCTTTTGCAGTGGCTACGTGTGCTACATGTACTCCAAGGCGTCGCCGAACGTGAACATCCTGCCGGCGTTGCGTCAGGTGCCGAATTTCGAGCTGCGGCCCAATTCCCATGTGCTCAAGGTCAACCTCGACAGCACCGGGAAGAAAGCCACCGGTGTGAGCTATGTCGACGGCCAGGGGCGGGAATGCGAGCAACCGGCGGACCTGGTGATCCTCGGTGCATTCCAGTTCCACAACGTACGCCTGATGCTGCTGTCGGGCATCGGCAAGCCTTACGACCCGATTACCAACGAAGGCGTGGTCGGCAGGAACTTTGCCTACCAGAACATGGGCACCATCAAGGCGTTCTTCGACAAGGACACCCACACCAACAACTTTATCGGCGCGGGCGGCAATGGCGTGGCCATCGACGACTTCAACGCCGACAACTTCGACCACGGCCCCCACGGCTTCGTGGGCGGCTCGCCGATGTGGGTCAATCAGGCGGGCAGCCGGCCGATTGCCGGCACTTCCAACCCGCCGGGCACGCCGGCCTGGGGCAGTGCGTGGAAGCGTGCCACCGCCGATTACTACACCCACCAGGTATCGATGGATTCCCACGGTGCGCATCAGTCCTACCGCAGCAATTACCTGGATCTGGACCCGGTTTACCGCGATGCCTACGGCCTGCCGCTGTTGCGAATGACCTTCGACTGGCAGGAAAACGACATCAAGATGAACCGCTTCATGATGGAAAAAATGGGCAAGGTCGCCCAGGCCATGAATCCCAAGGCGATCGCCGTGTTGGGCAAAAAGGTCGGTGAGCATTTCAATACCGCGTCGTACCAGACCACTCACCTCAACGGTGGCGCGATCATGGGCACCGACCCGAAAACCAGCGCGTTGAACCGCTACCTGCAGAGCTGGGATGTACACAACGTATTTGTCCCGGGAGCGTCCGCGTTCCCACAAGGTTTGGGCTACAACCCTACCGGTCTGGTAGCAGCTTTGACCTATTGGTCGGCTCGGGCAATCCGCGAGCAGTACCTGAAAAACCCCGGCCCGCTGGTTCAGGCATAA
- a CDS encoding cytochrome c: MKALVIASLALLSSCSVSAAETDLIKQGEYLARAGDCVACHTAKGGKPFAGGLPMETPIGVIYSTNITPDKTGLGDYSFEDFDKAVRHGVAKSGSTLYPAMPYPSYARVSDSDMQALYAYFMKGVEPVAQENKDSDIPWPLSMRWPLAAWRWMFAPAVEEYQVQAAADPVVSRGAYLVEGLGHCGACHTPRALTMQEKALSAADGSAFLSGSAPLEGWIAKSLRGDHKDGLGSWSEEQLVQFLKTGRSDRSAVFGGMSDVVVHSMQHMSQDDLTAIARYLKSLPAVDPKDQPHQYDKQVAQALWKGDDSKPGASVYIDNCAACHRTDGHGYTRVFPALAGNPVLQTADATSLINIVLNGGTLPATHAAPSTFTMPAFAWRLSDQEVADVVSFIRGSWGNQGAPVSAGDVADLRKNDMRTTSGDDLGQVTQKH; this comes from the coding sequence ATGAAAGCACTCGTTATCGCCTCTCTGGCGCTGCTGAGCAGTTGCTCGGTCAGCGCGGCTGAAACCGACCTGATCAAGCAGGGTGAATACCTGGCCCGTGCCGGTGACTGTGTGGCTTGCCACACCGCCAAGGGCGGCAAGCCATTCGCCGGCGGCCTGCCGATGGAAACCCCCATTGGTGTGATTTATTCCACCAACATCACACCGGACAAAACCGGCCTGGGCGACTACAGCTTCGAAGACTTCGACAAGGCCGTGCGCCATGGCGTCGCCAAGAGCGGTAGTACGCTGTACCCGGCGATGCCCTACCCGTCTTACGCACGCGTCAGCGACAGCGATATGCAGGCGCTATATGCCTACTTCATGAAAGGCGTCGAGCCGGTCGCCCAGGAGAACAAGGACAGTGATATTCCCTGGCCGTTAAGCATGCGCTGGCCCCTGGCGGCATGGCGCTGGATGTTCGCGCCAGCGGTCGAGGAATATCAGGTACAAGCGGCCGCCGACCCCGTGGTCAGCCGTGGCGCCTACCTGGTCGAAGGCCTGGGCCATTGCGGTGCGTGCCATACACCGCGCGCCTTGACCATGCAGGAAAAAGCCCTGAGCGCCGCCGACGGCAGCGCATTCCTGTCCGGCAGCGCGCCGCTGGAAGGCTGGATTGCGAAAAGCCTGCGCGGCGACCACAAGGACGGCCTCGGCAGTTGGAGCGAAGAGCAACTGGTGCAATTTCTCAAGACCGGTCGCAGTGATCGCAGCGCGGTGTTCGGCGGCATGAGCGATGTGGTGGTCCACAGCATGCAACACATGTCGCAGGACGACCTGACCGCGATTGCCCGTTACCTCAAGAGCCTGCCGGCGGTGGACCCCAAGGACCAGCCGCACCAGTACGACAAACAAGTGGCCCAGGCGCTGTGGAAAGGGGATGACAGCAAGCCGGGCGCCTCGGTGTACATCGACAACTGCGCGGCCTGCCACCGTACCGATGGGCATGGCTATACGCGGGTGTTCCCGGCGCTGGCGGGCAACCCGGTGCTGCAGACGGCGGATGCCACGTCGTTGATCAACATTGTGTTGAACGGCGGTACCTTGCCCGCCACCCACGCCGCGCCGTCGACCTTCACCATGCCGGCATTCGCCTGGCGCTTGTCGGACCAGGAAGTGGCCGACGTGGTCAGTTTCATCCGTGGCAGCTGGGGCAATCAGGGCGCACCCGTGAGCGCAGGCGACGTGGCCGATCTACGCAAGAACGATATGCGCACCACCTCGGGTGACGACCTGGGACAGGTCACGCAAAAGCACTGA
- a CDS encoding PA0069 family radical SAM protein — MTTALPPRGRGTATNLHNRFAPTVSVAEDDGWFQEVPPTQGTEVRIETAKTIITRNNSPDLPFDRSINPYRGCEHGCIYCYARPSHAYWDMSPGLDFETRLIAKSNAADVLEQQLSKPGYVCAPINLGSNTDPYQPIEREYRITRQTLEVLLRYRHPVTIITKGSLILRDLDLLAELARQRLVAVMISLTSLDDELKRILEPRTAAPKARLRAIRVMREAGIPVGVLCSPMIPMINDMELESLLTEAHAAGAQSAAYMMLRLPLEVAPLFEEWLAAHYPQRAAHVMSLVRQVRGGQVYDSRFGVRMRGEGPFADLLAQRFSKAIKRLGLNRREGFNLDCTAFCPPGRQMALL, encoded by the coding sequence ATGACCACTGCACTGCCACCCCGTGGCCGGGGCACGGCCACCAACCTGCATAATCGTTTCGCGCCTACCGTCAGCGTGGCCGAGGACGACGGCTGGTTCCAGGAAGTGCCGCCCACCCAGGGCACCGAAGTGCGCATCGAAACGGCCAAGACCATCATCACCCGCAATAACTCGCCGGACTTGCCGTTTGATCGTTCCATCAACCCCTATCGCGGCTGTGAGCACGGCTGTATCTACTGCTATGCACGGCCCAGCCATGCCTACTGGGACATGTCGCCGGGGCTGGATTTCGAAACCCGACTGATCGCCAAGAGCAATGCCGCCGACGTGCTTGAACAGCAGCTCTCGAAGCCGGGGTACGTATGCGCGCCGATCAACCTGGGCTCCAACACTGACCCGTACCAGCCTATCGAGCGTGAATACAGGATCACCCGCCAAACCCTCGAAGTGCTGCTGCGCTATCGGCACCCGGTGACCATCATCACCAAGGGCTCATTGATCCTGCGCGACTTGGACCTGCTTGCCGAACTGGCCCGGCAACGGCTTGTGGCGGTAATGATCAGCCTCACCAGCCTCGACGATGAGCTCAAGCGCATCCTTGAGCCACGCACGGCAGCACCCAAGGCGCGATTGCGGGCGATACGGGTGATGCGGGAGGCAGGTATTCCGGTGGGTGTGCTGTGCTCGCCGATGATTCCGATGATCAATGACATGGAGTTGGAAAGCCTGCTTACCGAGGCCCATGCCGCAGGTGCGCAAAGTGCCGCGTACATGATGCTGCGCCTGCCGCTCGAGGTGGCGCCGCTGTTCGAGGAGTGGCTGGCGGCGCATTACCCGCAGCGCGCGGCGCATGTGATGAGCCTGGTGCGTCAGGTGCGTGGTGGCCAGGTGTATGACAGCCGTTTCGGTGTGCGCATGCGCGGTGAGGGCCCGTTTGCCGATCTGCTGGCCCAGCGTTTCAGCAAGGCGATCAAACGTCTTGGGCTCAACCGGCGCGAAGGCTTCAATCTTGATTGCACGGCATTTTGCCCACCGGGCAGGCAAATGGCATTGTTGTAG
- a CDS encoding carbonic anhydrase translates to MSDKDKQPLAASASAPQVAETADAALQHIVDGFLHFHHDVFPQQEELFKKLATAQSPRAMFITCADSRIVPELITQSSPGDLFVTRNVGNVVPPYGQMNGGVSTAIEYAVLALGVQHIIVCGHSDCGAMRAVLNPDSLEKMPTVKAWLRHAEVAKTMVHDNCDCANEGESMKVLTEENVIAQLQHLRTHPSVASRMANGQLFIHGWIYNIETSEIRAYDADQSAFRPLGGEGPIPSATPKARF, encoded by the coding sequence ATGAGTGATAAGGATAAACAGCCGTTGGCTGCGTCGGCTTCAGCCCCTCAAGTGGCGGAAACCGCCGATGCAGCGCTGCAGCATATCGTTGACGGTTTTTTGCATTTTCATCACGACGTCTTCCCCCAGCAGGAAGAACTCTTCAAGAAACTCGCCACGGCCCAGAGCCCGCGTGCGATGTTCATTACCTGCGCCGATTCGCGCATCGTGCCCGAGCTGATTACGCAAAGCTCGCCCGGCGACCTGTTCGTGACCCGCAACGTGGGTAACGTGGTCCCTCCCTACGGCCAGATGAACGGCGGTGTTTCCACGGCCATCGAATACGCGGTACTCGCCCTGGGCGTACAGCACATCATCGTGTGCGGGCACTCCGATTGCGGCGCCATGCGTGCGGTACTCAATCCCGACAGCCTCGAGAAGATGCCGACGGTCAAGGCCTGGTTGCGTCATGCCGAGGTAGCCAAAACGATGGTTCACGACAACTGCGACTGCGCCAATGAAGGCGAGAGCATGAAGGTGTTGACTGAAGAAAACGTCATCGCCCAGTTGCAGCACTTGCGCACCCACCCTTCCGTGGCTTCGCGCATGGCCAATGGCCAATTGTTTATTCACGGCTGGATCTACAACATCGAGACCAGCGAGATCCGGGCCTACGACGCGGATCAGTCGGCGTTCCGACCGTTGGGCGGCGAAGGCCCGATTCCATCCGCGACGCCTAAAGCGCGCTTCTAA
- a CDS encoding SulP family inorganic anion transporter — protein sequence MRAAQLKAVLPRELLASVVVFLVALPLCMGIAIASGMPPAKGLITGIIGGLVVGWLAGSPLQVSGPAAGLAVLVFELVRQHGMLMLGPILLLAGFLQLVAGRLRLGCWFRVTAPAVVYGMLAGIGVLIVLSQIHVMLDGAPKPSGLDNLAGFPAALIEAIPTLGGGLGWQAGLLGVSTMLVMYLWDKFRPQKLRFVPGALLGVGLATVTSLVLALQVKRVEVPENLSDAIDWLRPSDLLNLADPQLLIAAFAVAFIASAETLLSAAAVDRMHSGQRSDFDKELSAQGVGNMLCGLVGALPMTGVIVRSSANVQAGATTRLSAMFHGLWLLGFVLLLSSVLQSIPVASLAGVLVYTGIKLVDVKAFKALGRYGRMPMFTYAATALAIIFTDLLTGVLVGFGLTLVKLAFKASRLKVSLIDLPQDGEMELRLTGAATFLKVPALTQVLSTVPSGTTVHVPLNNLSYIDHSCLELLEEWGRANAAKGSKLVIEARGLKRRLEGRVRTTVGIGSAPSTT from the coding sequence ATGCGTGCTGCTCAATTGAAAGCTGTTCTGCCTCGGGAGCTGCTCGCCTCCGTGGTGGTATTCCTGGTCGCCCTGCCCTTGTGCATGGGGATTGCAATCGCGTCCGGCATGCCGCCGGCCAAGGGGTTGATCACCGGCATCATCGGTGGTCTGGTGGTGGGCTGGTTGGCCGGTTCTCCACTGCAAGTCAGCGGTCCGGCAGCGGGCCTGGCGGTGTTGGTGTTCGAGCTGGTGCGCCAGCACGGCATGCTGATGCTGGGGCCTATCCTGCTGCTGGCGGGTTTTCTGCAGTTGGTGGCCGGGCGCCTGCGCCTGGGCTGCTGGTTCCGCGTGACGGCGCCGGCGGTGGTGTACGGCATGCTCGCGGGGATCGGCGTGCTGATCGTGTTGTCGCAGATCCATGTGATGCTCGACGGTGCGCCCAAACCGTCGGGGCTGGATAACCTGGCAGGCTTCCCGGCCGCATTGATCGAAGCGATTCCCACCCTCGGCGGCGGGCTCGGCTGGCAGGCGGGCTTGCTCGGTGTGTCGACGATGCTGGTGATGTACCTGTGGGATAAATTTCGGCCGCAGAAGCTGCGCTTCGTGCCAGGCGCTCTGCTGGGCGTAGGCCTGGCGACAGTGACCAGCCTGGTGCTGGCATTGCAGGTCAAGCGTGTGGAAGTGCCGGAAAACCTGTCCGATGCCATCGATTGGCTGCGTCCCAGCGACCTGCTCAATCTGGCTGACCCGCAGCTGCTGATCGCCGCATTCGCCGTCGCGTTTATCGCCAGCGCCGAGACGCTGCTGTCCGCCGCAGCAGTCGACCGCATGCACAGTGGGCAGCGCTCGGATTTCGATAAGGAATTGTCCGCCCAGGGTGTGGGCAACATGCTGTGCGGATTGGTCGGCGCCTTGCCGATGACCGGCGTGATTGTGCGCAGTTCGGCCAACGTCCAGGCGGGCGCCACTACGCGTTTGTCGGCGATGTTCCATGGGCTGTGGCTGCTGGGCTTCGTGCTGTTGCTGTCGAGCGTGCTGCAGAGCATCCCGGTGGCGAGCCTGGCGGGCGTGCTGGTGTATACCGGGATCAAGCTGGTGGACGTGAAGGCGTTCAAGGCCTTGGGACGTTATGGTCGGATGCCGATGTTCACCTATGCGGCCACGGCGTTGGCGATCATCTTCACCGATCTGCTGACGGGCGTACTGGTGGGCTTCGGACTGACGCTGGTCAAACTGGCCTTCAAGGCATCACGGCTGAAAGTCAGCCTGATCGATTTGCCCCAGGACGGTGAGATGGAGTTGCGCCTGACCGGTGCGGCGACGTTCCTCAAAGTACCGGCGTTGACGCAGGTGCTGTCGACCGTGCCGTCGGGCACCACCGTGCATGTACCGCTCAATAACCTGAGTTATATCGACCACTCCTGCCTGGAATTGCTGGAGGAATGGGGGCGGGCCAATGCGGCCAAGGGCTCGAAGCTGGTGATCGAAGCGCGTGGTTTGAAGCGTCGGTTGGAAGGTCGGGTAAGGACAACGGTGGGGATTGGCTCTGCGCCGTCTACTACCTGA
- the coxB gene encoding cytochrome c oxidase subunit II codes for MTRHPHVWMGLLLWSIFGQAHAAWTTNMAPGATEVSHAVFDLHMTIFWICVVIGIVVFGAMFWSMILHRRSTGQVAAKFHESTTVEILWTVVPLLILVAMAIPATKTLINIYDSSESDIDIQVTGYQWKWHYKYLGQDVEFFSNLATPAEQIHNQATKGEHYLLEVDQPLVLPVGAKVRFLVTAADVIHSWWVPAFAVKRDAIPGFVNEAWTRVEKPGIYRGQCAELCGKDHGFMPIVVEVKSQADYDNWLGERKQEAAKLKELTSKEWTLDELVARGDKVYHTTCVACHQAEGQGLPPMFPALKGSKIATGPAADHLNIVYHGKPGTAMAAFGKQLSEVDIAAVVTYERNAWGNNKGDMVTPKDVLALKQAESK; via the coding sequence ATGACGCGACATCCACACGTTTGGATGGGCTTACTGTTGTGGTCAATATTCGGCCAGGCCCACGCGGCCTGGACAACGAATATGGCGCCAGGGGCTACTGAAGTCAGTCACGCTGTGTTTGACCTGCACATGACCATTTTCTGGATTTGTGTGGTGATCGGCATCGTTGTGTTTGGCGCGATGTTCTGGTCGATGATCCTGCACCGCCGTTCCACGGGCCAGGTAGCCGCCAAGTTCCATGAGAGCACCACCGTAGAAATTCTGTGGACCGTGGTGCCGTTGCTGATCCTGGTGGCTATGGCCATTCCAGCCACCAAGACCCTGATCAACATCTACGACAGCAGTGAGTCGGATATCGATATCCAGGTCACCGGCTATCAGTGGAAGTGGCATTACAAATACCTGGGCCAGGACGTGGAGTTCTTCAGCAACCTGGCCACGCCCGCCGAGCAGATCCATAACCAGGCCACCAAGGGCGAGCATTACCTGCTGGAAGTCGACCAGCCGCTGGTGCTGCCGGTGGGCGCCAAGGTGCGCTTTCTGGTGACCGCCGCCGACGTGATCCATTCGTGGTGGGTGCCGGCCTTTGCGGTCAAGCGCGACGCCATCCCAGGTTTCGTCAACGAAGCCTGGACCCGTGTCGAGAAGCCCGGCATCTATCGCGGCCAGTGCGCCGAGTTGTGCGGCAAGGACCACGGGTTCATGCCCATCGTGGTCGAAGTCAAATCCCAAGCCGACTACGACAACTGGCTCGGTGAGCGCAAGCAAGAGGCAGCCAAGCTCAAGGAGCTGACCTCCAAGGAGTGGACGCTGGACGAGCTGGTGGCGCGCGGCGACAAGGTCTACCACACCACCTGCGTGGCCTGTCACCAGGCCGAAGGCCAGGGCCTGCCGCCGATGTTCCCCGCGCTCAAAGGCTCGAAAATCGCCACCGGCCCCGCCGCCGATCACCTGAATATTGTCTATCACGGCAAGCCCGGCACCGCGATGGCGGCCTTCGGCAAGCAACTCTCGGAAGTGGACATCGCCGCCGTGGTGACCTATGAGCGCAATGCCTGGGGCAATAACAAGGGCGACATGGTCACGCCCAAAGACGTGCTGGCTCTGAAACAGGCGGAAAGCAAATGA